Proteins from a genomic interval of Trichoderma breve strain T069 chromosome 2, whole genome shotgun sequence:
- a CDS encoding lanthionine synthetase c-like protein domain-containing protein — MALKYIPNDLPLQSLDHDPLQLMKSSLEHILKATPPLPAYPDPAQLGGFIRGPTSIAFLFFRLATLYPDVQVANHTLLHWAEQYLNADRGELVLTTRVGISCEKLAYEALKACISKDTDHVRAFLSNMPTIVGPYPDLEKDPFESEIWQGRAGTLYFLRLIRHHVPDSAALLEDPIAQVSQKILADSLDQDEGGWTFHKHKYIGAGHGDIGIITQLVLTTPALAPKLTPKLRALLNLQKDGNWPIAKEIDETRHPSLMQWCHGAPGFIFSLRAVRPHFPELHDEIDAAISKGQEAIWELGLLRKEPSLCHGILGNALNLPRGPRREHFLSLATVEAMGKAKSADPELFSPADYGYDMSLFFKYHSGAAWTWAVCEWENPPMPVYTDV; from the exons ATGGCGCTCAAGTACATACCAAATGACCTCCCGCTACAGTCGCTTGATCACGATCCTCTGCAGCTAATGAAGTCGTCCCTGGAGCACATTCTCAAGGCGACTCCTCCCCTGCCCGCTTACCCTGATCCGGCGCAACTTGGTGGCTTCATACGAGGCCCAACCAGCAttgcctttctcttctttcgaCTCGCCACACTCTACCCTGATGTCCAAGTTGCAAATCACACCCTCTTGCACTGGGCGGAGCAATACCTCAACGCTGACCGTGGAGAGCTTGTACTCACCACTAGAGTCGGAATAAGCTGCGAGAAGCTGGCCTACGAAGCACTCAAAGCCTGTATCAGCAAAGACACCGACCATGTCAGGGCTTTCTTGTCCAACATGCCCACCATTGTAGGACCGTATCCGGATTTAGAAAAGGATCCATTTGAGTCAGAAATATGGCAGGGAAGAGCTGGCACGCTCTACTTCTTAAGGCTGATACGCCACCACGTCCCAGACAGCGCCGCTCTTCTTGAGGATCCAATCGCTCAGGTCTCCCAAAAGATTCTGGCAGACAGCTTAGACCAAGATGAAGGGGGGTGGACTTTCCACAAGCACAAGTACATTGGTGCTGGCCACGGCGATATTGGCATTATTACGCAGCTGGTTCTCACCACTCCTGCTCTTGCGCCAAAACTTACCCCTAAGCTTCGTGCTTTGCTAAATCTgcaaaaagatggaaactgGCCTAttgccaaggagattgacgaAACCCGCCACCCAAGCCTCATGCAGTGGTGCCATGGAGCCCCTGGTTTTATCTTCTCTCTTCGTGCTGTGCGGCCACATTTTCCCGAGCTTCATGATGAAATCGATGCCGCAATAAGCAAgggccaagaagccatttGGGAGCTGGGATTGCTCAGAAAGGAGCCGAGTCTCTGTCACGGTATTCTTGGAAACGCTCT TAATCTACCTCGTGGGCCCCGCAGAGAACACTTTCTCTCGCTTGCGACAGTCGAGGCAATGGGCAAGGCGAAGAGTGCTGATCCTGAATTGTTCTCGCCCGCTGATTACGGATATGATATGTCGCTGTTCTTCAAGTATCACTCTGGTGCAGCTTGGACCTGGGCTGTTTGTGAGTGGGAGAATCCGCCGATGCCTGTGTACACAGATGTTTGA